acattaaaaagtcaaatgtaaaaatattctccaaaatTTATCATAGTTATGATCAATAACCTGAAAAACCCTAAATtgcctttaataaaataaaaaatataatattgttaaattaagataaaaaaaataataaaactaaacttaCATCAAAATCATGTTTTAGATCATGTCCAACAACTCTTCTGCCATCGATTATAGATAGTACATCTTTCTGTACTTCATACAAATCTTTtccttaagcaaaaaaaaaaaaaaaaaaaaaagatgaagtaaagttacatgttttattttactgaaaataatttctgttatgAATTGGTTTTAATCAATGTTTTCAGCACATAGAATCagtagtaaaattttatcttaaaaaaataagcattttaaaagggCTTTTAAAAGTTACACAGCCTCTTCATTAACTTTCACCCTCTTCAAAGAATgggttaaaaatattagaaactaaTTTAGgatatcaaaatctgaaaatttcattaactatgtaaataaagttttttatttctttttaaacattttactatCCAGCTCTTTCCACTGTTCAGTTTTCTCAGTAATAGCTTTTCccaatgcatttaattttatttgtcaagAAAGGACAGGTTCAACATTTTGAGCAAGTGCATTAGATATATATTCAACTTCAGAGATTtcctttataaagataaattcctttttccataaagaaattaaagttttttatgaCTCAATTggtctaaaaaaagttttttttattaccagcagtgatttttttttttttttaatatccagggtctccaaaaataaacaataacttGAATGAACTAATTTGATGATATTCTCAATTCGTTAGCAATATTAACtgctttgcttttatttttgcaaGCCTTTAAACATTCAgtgtattcatttttgaaagttcacacaagttgaaataataatttttctaatatattgtaaaaaaagttaatacaaaaattaattgcagcaaattcattgaaataattcataaataataatgttcaaatataataaataaatgcttcataAAGTAGTATAACCATGTGCATAAAAGTAAGAATGAGCTGAAGTCATTTAGAAACAAACTCAAGTCATTTCcaaaaacacataaaattatCTCTGAAAAGAAATGACACCCACTCCTAAATAGGCAAGCAAATGGAGATGAAAGATGAGTCAATTTAATGAAAGggatatattttcttcatattatcaGTATTTCCATTAAGTGAAGAAAAGTCATTCATACTGACTTTGAGACTCACTAGCATTCTTCCAAAGATGAAAGACCAGATATCACAAAGAAAGTATATTCATAATTCAGAATCTAAtatggtgaattaaaaaaataaaagaacttgggcattaaaaaaaaaaaaagaacttttaatgatGCTATGCAACTtgatatatatgcattttaaaatagttctGTATTGTTTCATATagtactttttcttattttttttaacatatatcgaagggtaaatttataaacatatattttaaagtttaaagaaaaaaatttcttataaataacattttaaattaaatataatttttaaaacattttaacatttataaggAAACtctttataaatgaatagaaaaataagaatttcatccttAAGGTAGCCAACTATTTTTACACTATGTCATCTAGCATTGAGAATGAgcaattaaaaagcataaaaaatatttttcatatataatttatttaaataattaaattaattatttttattttgatacgaaataaaattttgctatgtaacaagcatatatttttaatataccaataataaaattcagaaatttacttTGAAGTTCATAGCAAGAATGAAAAATCAACTAGAAAGAAAACATAACGTAAAAAATGTTATGCAAAAATTTCACACATAGGATTTCTACATTTTAGAACCAGTCATGAAAGTCGCTagattataaattatcaaatttcattaaaatctattaaaaatatactttttttatttttcaatagcaTCAAACTAGACACCACTATCATGCACTATATATTACAACACCACTATATTACAAATAAGCATTAcctatagtatatatataaaatgaaaaagtatatatttgtgCCAAAACCACATAATATTGagtcaaaaatatataactgaaaaagaaaaactgtcaataattttgacaaaaaaaggagaattctattttcttcataaggtaatttttataataaataatcataatttataataaataatatctattcataaggtaatttttatttcaagattagaTTTATCATGtgatatttattaacttaagttgtttgtgaaattttcacaatttcttcCGAAGCTATAAGCATTTTTAACTACACATTTTATGTGAAAATGATTTCtccttattttaagatttaaattatatgttaatttgttttattcatttatgcaatataaaagattaaatatgcaatttcaagtgagctaataaatatatcttaataacCATTAGAATCACATATGAATTCTCTAACTTAAAAAATCactatatatatgcattatttctgtaagaattcatatttacttatagatgttttaatttatgattgctaaaatttgttcctcataataaaaatatgataatttatatttcagaattatatatgacatactgtgcatttttttaaagtagatgaGAGAcatgcaggggtgtttgtgggacaaccaaaaatcccctgaaacttttacggacttactaccggcattttggagtttcgagaagggggggggaaatgaaaaattacaattatgaagtattgaatgacctaattataaaagttcaatgaattactttttttgcaaacttaataaccataaattttcaaacatataaactactacattttatgcaaatattttaaattacctgaattaattcttttaaaaaaattatctaatttctgctgcttttttttttattttctgatgtttgtgggcttgtctttcttttgtggtgaacttcataattgcaggaaggttgacttttattttcctcatttacagttgaagaaatttcctcgagaactgcacatgcagaggtagaagcagtttgcttttctgctaatgtagaaggtttttcagagacttttataggtgactcatctgaaatacatgtttttaagtcctcttgatatgttttccaacttctgttcatattcagtaagagatctttgtgaattggatcagtcattggattttttgagccatatttttcacatgaggtttctttagaagccattaaatcatatttaatagtctgcactgcatctagggaatcaatcttaagagaggttctatagtcagtgacaagtgtatccattaagttgaatgcactttctactaatgggccatggaagcagctaaggcaggctttgaccaatttagccaatgtaggatacttataatcatttgtgaaatcaccttttaaattaaaaactttagaccaatatttatcaattgtacacttgacttgatttccactttcatcagatgtgtagagcatttctttggtaatatcaatatcactctggtataaccttatttcagcttctacttttgacttttcattatcactaaaaatatgggacataaaagatgataatttttcaaaagctaatattgtactggttttacctcttagctctggatctaatgctgtaaaactaattagatatgaatttttaaggggtaatttctgtttcatatgctgaaatttctaaatgaaattctcttgcgtacataaataaaaaaatatttcaataagcgaaacgaaaaatttacacgtgcatcaataaatgaaacgaaaattttacacagcggagaaaaaaaagttgcgaagcgatcaatgacaaatagctaatacggcgaaaaatcccccttctctacttattggcgccacgccaggacaGATAAGActtttgaacccagagtcacgttatcgcacatctggtcgaacgaagtctccgccttttttttctgccgcgcctacttgccgaaaagaatccagaagagaatgtccgagaaccgggggaatgagtcctaactcgcaataaggaaagaacaaaaaagaagttttttcccccttttcacgcattatcactgcctttggagaaagaaaggaaaagttttcaccacacacactgaccttgcgttttctgctttaaaagcaaacaaaattacccagatcaaaataaataattcattattattcctacttccttttgaacgacgatccccggaaattccagggatcgaagttcaaaatccccggagcacaaacacccctggacatgtaaatgaaatatttttttgctagatatctttaattgtatatttagataaaaattattagaattctaattctaattttaaataaagatcatTTATGTATATAGTAGATTTGCTTGGTTTCAGAATAAAATCATATACAGCAATTAAGTTATTCAACAATGTGtcacaatttaattataatatatagtttataattatctaataacatgtttttgtaattaaaataaaattcattatgaataacaattctcatatttttcagaaaactatTCTGTTTAATGCTTTCATACAGTTACATGTAAAGGCTTAAACCAAACTTCACTTGAAAAACATTCTGTGCAATGTagtatttattcattgaaatttgcttcaaaaaaattaagcatgTGGGGGGGGGCACATGTTTCTTTTgtagattcaaatttattttttgattgtttGTAAGAATTAAAGTTTGCAgcatgacaaaaattaaataaattcaataactgaTATGAATTTTGTTGGcattacaaaattaatacaattaatttgatggcaaattaaatgaatactaaaattggttgctcaaaatattgtaaaccataaaagttccaaaatattttatatattatttaggtttgacaacaattttaataacagatCTGCCTGATATTAAATTCACCTTTTCAAAATATACagacagtatttaaaaaaacaaacgaGGCATTGTCCTAGCATTTGCCCTAGATGCCATCTTATTTAGATACATCTTTGGatgtaaaatgatatataatactCCTGATGCTGAtggaacaaataataaaatgtgcaaattatatatataaatcccaatttaaagcaaaagaatCCATTAgtatatcatcaataaaatatcaatgttattaatgaaaacattaatatccttattagtataaaaaaattagctatatttttactttcaaaaatatagctTTTACTAAACTGATTATAAAATGATGGTTTACAAATAAATAGTTCTGAGCAtctcattaaaataagaaaaatagatttaataaatagaatatgtatttacaataaaaattcatttttaaaatataaattaccttTCTGTAAGTCTGCAGGTCTAACACCGCTAACTTCCGTACGATAATCAGTTATTCTCTCTTTGGGTTTCACATATTCATCATAAATACAATTTCCAAATGCATTTACAATAGAGACTCTTGCAAGTATGGAGTCTTTTCCTTTTGGTCCAACCCCTACCATTTCACAATCTAGAGCCACTGTCTTTGTTAagctaaaaagaaagaaataattataaatacagattacTTATCAAGCACTctagttaacttttaaaaaagtacatAATATTATTATGGCCTTTAAATGGAAACTTAGAATCAATTTGATTTCAgccttttcaattaaatcattttgaagatgtttgtattatatatatatatatatatatatatatatatatatatatatatatatatatatatatatatgagtaaaaactttttttttaccttgctcCCTTTTGGAAGTAGACATCTACATCTGGAGACACCTTCCAGGAGAGAGCAACTGATTCATACAAAAAATCTCAAGATATTATTGAGTAAATTCTTACTTActctcattttctttcttttaatgttgCTTGTATTTTTAGCAGGCTTTTTACCACATTTTTTAGGGATCCCTATCACCTTAgggataattatattttattcacaaaaaatacaaatctcttttccaaatttcatttttgtacccTATACCATTGTATCATCAATTATTTCAAGTCTTggttttgaaagttttgaaaattaattctgaaaattcatAGTTTTGCTTTCATAGCATGCGATATAATCAATATGATGTCCAAAGGATATATATGCATCCATGTAAATAAGAGACCCATTAAAGCTTACTTAGCATTAACCGGAGTTTGGGTTTAGTTAAGCTGTCTTTTCCCATAGTATGCAAAACTATTTTCACTAATTATGTTGATAATTTGACATTctgaaaaaaagcaaacaaaaacttttggggaaaatattatatgtttatttatatatgcaataaattagatatggtggttaatctttcttttcaattcaaatgTTACTTTAACCAATTTTACTGTTTTGGTAAATCCTAAACTGCAACTCAATTTAAAAATGACTAATTTTCGAATTATAATACcatcaaattattaatgcaatagcataaataatgcaaaaaatctggtaagcaaatacatttttagaccagtatatagaatataaaaatacgGCAAATAATAAacatctaataaatataaaacagccagtacaattgaaatcaaaatccaTTACAATCTAAATGCGCGAGACTTGTTCTTCAGAACTGAAggaatttcacaaatataatgCTTACTATACTACATATTGGAAATTTCAATCCcttacaaatgtaaatataaatcttccGCAGCTCGGTGCATGCGCTGAAATACAGGTTTAGAGTATCAgtaaatgtttgattttcattagttatCAACAACGTTTCATTCTActtaatagcaaaaaataaaataaaaaatagcagtGGATTgtcagtttcaataaaaattatctactcataaaaaaaattccaggtttataataaatttccctgATTTTCCCCGATCTCTTCGAATTCCTAATCAGCTGGAAACCTTGTTTTAAGCTGTTtaagatcaaatatttaaatcaaagtatTTGAAGGCCCCAAGTTAACAGGTAAAAATGAGTTTTCactaacattcattttcaaagttGCTTAGCCAATTATTAAGCctttaatgaatatttgcaaaaatttcatatttttaaaattctgaaaatgttcagAAAGTTTCTTAGCttaaatgtattttacttattGGTATCTCAAAGGCTACTTCAAATAGCATTActtgtatattcttttttaatgaagtgATATTATTGATGTTTTTGTATTTAACATGACATTTCTCAAAGAATGTGTGGCACTaattttgacagaaaataaatttaataaatacaatcttTAAAGTTACACTTTATTGATGTAGTAAAAACAAAaggcatttcattttcattatcatttactGATTAGACTTTATTTGAAACTCATTATTAtggaattctgaaataaatttttctctcaaattcaaAACTACAgattattttatgtatgaaatttttatttaaccattGATTTATTAGTTTGTAATTAAGTTACAATGATGATAAATTTGAGCATATTTATttagaacataaaattttaaaatttattcaatttcatttgatttattcattagtaataaaaataaagcctgtaataatttgatgaaagttttttgaatttttaaaatcttgaatgcTTAATAAAGCCCAAAAAGTCATAGAATTgtgtatgaaacaatttaaattttattttctcaaataaaagttAACCCagcttacaataaaaattataaatcaattagcGCTAAAAATGATACTAGTTTTGATCGTAAAACTTttgataaatgcaattttattgaatgagtTTCTCATTTAGTGGATTGCAttctaagattttaatatttttctgattcaaatcaataaagaataagataaataaaaaatataacatttaaaagtcCCTTCAGAATGATTAAGTACAAATTCATACTTTTATCCACTGAAGGAATCCGCCAAGCAAAAGCAATTCATCACTGTCACAAACAGCAAACATTTATCCCTTTAAGAGACCCTTGATTAGAACTTACATCATCATCATCCctcatttgaaacagaaacaGTAAAGAActctaataatttaatactatgaGGGTTAAGTTCTTTTAATGTCACATACATATACTATCTGTGGAGAAAATGCTAAAAGTAAAAGACTTTGATGATATTAGCACCTGTAAGACTTAATGAAATTTGGGCATATATTTCAATTAACAATAGAAAATCTAGCGTCAGTGAGTTGTATCAGACTGTATAGAGTTAAATGGAGGCAATGTTGAGGTTATATCTCAAAATtggaaatttggtatgtgaataatgaataatgaataaatatacttttagaaaaaaagatggTTTTGGGTTTTTAGGACATTATCAGTgaagaacagattttttttctaggtAATAGCATGAAAAACATTACAATGGGTAATATTCATATAAGATTTGCATAATTATacatatgaacaaaaaaaatgataaacttaaaaaaaaattacaaaattataacaatGATTAGTccatagaaatagaaaaaagttataaatctaagttaagaatatctaaaatatttgtaactaaaagtatttaataatcaCATTTGCAACACTAAAAAAATACAGCACTGTGaaagcaacaatttttaaaaataccctGTGTAATCGATTCTTTCTGTTTCTTCATTATCAATGACGTCAGTATCTGCAGAATTTGAGTCTctcctaaataataaaaaaattaaatgcattatgaatgattataaaaataatatcaaatttacaaatatcatagcaatttttacttttatcaataagcaaaacatattaaaattctaaaaaacaatattttaattttaaatgaaatcaaatttaagaaaaattcaagcacaaaataaaattaaatatatgttcatTCTTAATTTATCACCTGATTCCAACATAAGGTATAAATAgaactgataattttaattatatttttattcgatttttttacataatgacAAAGAAATACCAAACTTTATAACAATTaccttttattaaaatcaaactcAAATTCTTCAACTGTTTTCATCTTTTTAGAAGAATTCTTATTTTGACTGTTTTTATTTGTACGCTTTTTCTTATATGACTTTGAAAAGCGAGACTGGCCTGCAGATTTCGAGTCTTCAGAAACTCTCTCCTTAGTATTTTTTTCCAGCacctaaaaatgaaattcagtttcataaaataataaccattacctataacataatttaaaaataatcaatatataaaaattcagttattaatatcaaataaataatttctataccCTATAAGTAATTTGCAATAAAACAGCTTTCTGAAATGAAGCAAACTTATACGGATTTCTGAAAACTGTTTAATACAGATAAATAGCTTacacaaattttcaatataaataatataaatttctgtcaCCTCATCATCACTtactttttgtgaaataatgGACAAGCAGTTTCGGACTTGAGCTAAAGTTTGAGAAATGATATCACACAAAATGGTCGAGAAGTGGACAAATGTGATGAGAATTCCCAATAAGAACTTCTTAGTATGCGAAAGAAAACTTCTTACCTAttagaatatattcaaaatagaCTCGAGCAAAATGAACCACTCATGAGATAATTTTTAGGGTATTTATGGATATGCAAATTTCAgtctaaaagtttaataataaaagatgtttataaaaCGAAGTCAGCTTTGATCtaaatgttaaagaatttcaatttaaaaatagcaaatagaaaaataaaaattattagaattctaattctaattttaaataaagatcatTTATGTATATAGCAGAATTACTTTCagagacaaaaagaaaagaaaaaagtaaaatatatgtaCACATGCAAcgttttataagtttaaattcacctgcaaaattattatgtttgtttAAACTATTATTCTATGGGATAAACACTAAATTATCAACAGATGAAACTTTAAATCtctatttatttaatgaactgAGAACATTTTTATGTAAAGCTAAAACCAAACATAGAACCAACATGCAAAGAATAGAAGTGATATATTCCCATTTCATAATGAAACCatggatttattattaaattggtacAATTCTGCCAagatggggagaaaaaaaaaagtgccatattttatttttataatggaagGAAATTAACACAAATTGAAAAGATCTTCAGCACATTAAGAGTAGCATGGTTATAACAGAAGACAAACATTTTCTGattaaaagtttcaataataATGGTACTAGAATTCCTTCATTCATCTGGTATAGAATGTgctaaaatatgctttaaatattgatcaatacaagaaagttttatgaagataaatattCAGTATCTTTAAACAGTAAAGATCTGCTTGTAATAA
Above is a genomic segment from Argiope bruennichi chromosome 1, qqArgBrue1.1, whole genome shotgun sequence containing:
- the LOC129981453 gene encoding uncharacterized protein LOC129981453 isoform X1, which codes for MEISSKHQKSSKKRKRKKKLITENGLEAVVKPECFDGLTNWTKLQQVRSFLSHTKKFLLGILITFVHFSTILCDIISQTLAQVRNCLSIISQKVLEKNTKERVSEDSKSAGQSRFSKSYKKKRTNKNSQNKNSSKKMKTVEEFEFDFNKRRDSNSADTDVIDNEETERIDYTGLTKTVALDCEMVGVGPKGKDSILARVSIVNAFGNCIYDEYVKPKERITDYRTEVSGVRPADLQKGKDLYEVQKDVLSIIDGRRVVGHDLKHDFDVLFIGHPRSLIRDTSKYKPFRELSNGRTPSLKKLASVILNLDFQSGEHNSVQDAQVAMMLYLKHKKAWERSIKRNRRK
- the LOC129981453 gene encoding uncharacterized protein LOC129981453 isoform X2; the encoded protein is MEISSKHQKSSKKRKRKKKLITENGLEAVVKPECFDGLTNWTKLQQVLEKNTKERVSEDSKSAGQSRFSKSYKKKRTNKNSQNKNSSKKMKTVEEFEFDFNKRRDSNSADTDVIDNEETERIDYTGLTKTVALDCEMVGVGPKGKDSILARVSIVNAFGNCIYDEYVKPKERITDYRTEVSGVRPADLQKGKDLYEVQKDVLSIIDGRRVVGHDLKHDFDVLFIGHPRSLIRDTSKYKPFRELSNGRTPSLKKLASVILNLDFQSGEHNSVQDAQVAMMLYLKHKKAWERSIKRNRRK